One Denticeps clupeoides chromosome 3, fDenClu1.1, whole genome shotgun sequence DNA window includes the following coding sequences:
- the LOC114785657 gene encoding DENN domain-containing protein 1B-like isoform X2, whose amino-acid sequence MGSRLKENPDRTFYWFFEASCPIAKDKDPGVLFQFPEDFSDEESLRNLPRFCFPYDIERVRETVAVQHFTFALTDLEGCQRFGFCRLTSSSQTCLCILSYLPWFEVFYKLLNNLADCLTKGQMNEMRELLSTLYEHPVPLADSLVTLQLIPYFVAPDPRSLPSIPESRNLTELVVAVDVGNLLQLYASMMFERRILVSSRKLGTLTACVHACGGILYPMYWQHIFIPVLPPHLLDYCCAPMPYLIGVHSSLIEKVRSHALEDVVVLNVDTNTVETPFEDLKKIPSDVVAALKVRLKKQSASPGPGVSRAFLRAQALLFGGYREALTYPADGPVFFSDESFLIHKSHSMRRFLESAVHLQFFKQFIDGRLEHLNRGEELADLFEEEILQCGASLESHKSYQQWVDNLKKGGGALLLTVKSKAHVYKGGKCYNRLGLKDVLSAKEQHEAISIQRGGSVTGKHRRAQSDCLQSRLPITPHFGRSRPRRPTRKWPSRHGEDGEQETSWRPDWEDGDVGNSVQVPVTDLVVQLDPAEEPDALLLPDPEEMDLLGEIFDTLSSQTSREHGLLYATRSLDLFGPDSADFITRSTLAAQESHESLTLSMSGSLRSWEEGPEGLVEERDGAGDRPESPGAEGSGQTGELSSWRHTGEDPTKDSDSDLHAQVKKMGLEETEERLDTETSVDDAGGNEVQEEQVKHNEDGLELGSPASRPSEKESNLLKTPETSPVPTTLSTSVTEENKKAEERDRSASSPRVMSAVARFQVRDFQTKSSPDAGNVPCRAAAQAACNAISSASPLKADHDEDPPPVKVSELKKRFEG is encoded by the exons ATGGGGTCCAGGTTAAA AGAGAACCCTGATCGAACGTTCTACTGGTTCTTTGAGGCCTCCTGTCCCATTGCCAAAGACAAAG ATCCCGGCGTGCTGTTTCAGTTCCCTGAAGACTTCAGCGATGAG GAGTCTCTGCGGAACCTTCCCCGCTTCTGCTTCCCATATGACATCGAGAG GGTGAGGGAAACGGTGGCCGTTCAGCACTTCACCTTTGCCCTGACCGACCTGGAGGGATGTCAGCGCTTCGGGTTCTGCAGACTCACCTCCAGCTCCCAGACGTGCCTCTGCATACTGAG TTACCTGCCTTGGTTTGAGGTTTTTTACAAACTTTTGAACAACTTGGCCGACTGCCTGACGAAAGGACAA ATGAACGAAATGCGAGAGTTGCTGTCAACCCTCTACGAACACCCTGTTCCGCTGGCGGACTCCCTGGTCACTCTGCAGCTG ATCCCGTACTTCGTTGCCCCGGATCCACGGAGTTTACCGTCCATCCCGGAGAGT AGGAACCTGACGGAGCTGGTCGTGGCCGTGGACGTGGGGAACCTGCTGCAGCTGTACGCCAGCATGATGTTCGAGAGGCGGATTCTCGTCTCCAGCCGGAAGCTCGGCACG CTCACCGCCTGCGTCCACGCCTGCGGCGGGATTCTCTACCCCATGTACTGGCAGCACATCTTCATCCCGGTGCTGCCTCCTCATCTCCTGGACTACTGCTG CGCCCCCATGCCGTACCTGATCGGGGTCCACTCCAGCCTGATCGAG AAAGTGCGAAGTCACGCTCTGGAGGACGTGGTCGTTCTAAATGTGGACACCAACACCGTGGAAACGCCATTTGAAGACCTGAAGAAAATTCCATCTGATGTG GTGGCCGCTCTGAAGGTGCGCTTGAAGAAGCAGTCGGCATCTCCGGGGCCGGGCGTGTCTCGGGCCTTCCTCAGGGCTCAGGCGCTGCTGTTTGGTGGCTACAGAGAGGCCCTGACCTACCCTGCA GACGGGCCCGTCTTCTTCAGCGACGAGTCCTTCCTCATTCATAAATCTCACAGCATGAGACGGTTCCTGGAGAGCGCCGTCCACCTACAGTTCTTCAAGCAG TTTATCGACGGGCGCCTGGAGCATCTGAATCGAGGAGAAGAACTCGCCGACCTCTTCGAGGAGGAGATCCTGCAGTGCGGCGCTTCATTAG AAAGCCATAAATCCTACCAGCAGTGGGTGGACAACCTGAAG AAAGGAGGCGGAGCCCTGCTCCTGACCGTCAAGTCCAAGGCCCACGTGTACAAAGGC GGCAAATGTTACAACAGGCTTGGACTGAAGGACGTTCTCTCAGCCAAG GAGCAGCACGAGGCCATCAGCATCCAGAGGGGAGGTTCGGTCACCGGGAAGCACCGGCGCGCCCAGTCGGACTGCTTGCAGAGCCGCCTGCCGATCACGCCGCATTTTGGACGG TCTCGGCCGCGGCGCCCCACGCGGAAATGGCCAAGCCGGCACGGAGAAGACGGCGAACAGGAGACCAGCTGGAGACCAGACTGGGAGGACGG GGACGTGGGGAATTCTGTGCAGGTTCCTGTTACCGACCTGGTGGTGCAGCTGGACCCGGCGGAGGAACCGGACGCCTTGTTGCTCCCAGACCCGGAAGAGATGGACCTTTTGGGGGAGATCTTTGACACCCTGAGCTCCCAAACTTCCAGGGAACACGGCCTGCTTTATGCCACTCGGAGTCTGGACCTGTTTGGCCCTGACAGTGCCGATTTCATCACTCGT AGCACCCTGGCTGCCCAGGAGAGCCACGAGAGCCTCACATTGTCCATGAGTGGCAGTCTGAGGAGCTGGGAGGAGGGACCTGAGGGCCTCGTCGAGGAGCGTGATGGTGCTGGCGACCGGCCGGAGAGCCCAGGAGCGGAGGGGAGCGGACAGACAGGGGAACTGAGCAGCTGGAGACACACGGGAGAAGACCCGACGAAGGATTCTGATTCTGACCTTCATGCTCAGGTGAAGAAGATGGGGTTGGAAGAAACTGAGGAGAGGTTGGACACTGAGACAAGTGTGGATGATGCAGGGGGAAACGAGGTGCAAGAAGAGCAGGTGAAGCACAACGAGGACGGGTTAGAACTAGGAAGTCCAGCCTCCCGGCCCTCAGAAAAAGAGAGCAATCTCCTCAAAACCCCAGAAACGTCTCCCGTACCCACCACGCTGAGCACTTCGGTTACCGAGGAGAACAAGAAGGCAGAGGAAAGAGACAGAAGTGCATCTTCACCCCGGGTCATGTCTGCAGTGGCTCGATTCCAGGTCCGGGACTTCCAAACAAAGTCCTCTCCAGACGCTGGGAATGTCCCGTGCAGAGCTGCAGCACAGGCTGCTTGCAACGCCATCTCCTCGGCGTCACCGTTAAAGGCTGATCACGATGAAGATCCGCCCCCTGTCAAGGTGTCAGAGCTGAAAAAGAGATTTGAAGGTTGA
- the LOC114785657 gene encoding DENN domain-containing protein 1B-like isoform X1 yields MGSRLKENPDRTFYWFFEASCPIAKDKDPGVLFQFPEDFSDEESLRNLPRFCFPYDIERVRETVAVQHFTFALTDLEGCQRFGFCRLTSSSQTCLCILSYLPWFEVFYKLLNNLADCLTKGQMNEMRELLSTLYEHPVPLADSLVTLQLIPYFVAPDPRSLPSIPESRNLTELVVAVDVGNLLQLYASMMFERRILVSSRKLGTLTACVHACGGILYPMYWQHIFIPVLPPHLLDYCCAPMPYLIGVHSSLIEKVRSHALEDVVVLNVDTNTVETPFEDLKKIPSDVVAALKVRLKKQSASPGPGVSRAFLRAQALLFGGYREALTYPADGPVFFSDESFLIHKSHSMRRFLESAVHLQFFKQFIDGRLEHLNRGEELADLFEEEILQCGASLAESHKSYQQWVDNLKKGGGALLLTVKSKAHVYKGGKCYNRLGLKDVLSAKEQHEAISIQRGGSVTGKHRRAQSDCLQSRLPITPHFGRSRPRRPTRKWPSRHGEDGEQETSWRPDWEDGDVGNSVQVPVTDLVVQLDPAEEPDALLLPDPEEMDLLGEIFDTLSSQTSREHGLLYATRSLDLFGPDSADFITRSTLAAQESHESLTLSMSGSLRSWEEGPEGLVEERDGAGDRPESPGAEGSGQTGELSSWRHTGEDPTKDSDSDLHAQVKKMGLEETEERLDTETSVDDAGGNEVQEEQVKHNEDGLELGSPASRPSEKESNLLKTPETSPVPTTLSTSVTEENKKAEERDRSASSPRVMSAVARFQVRDFQTKSSPDAGNVPCRAAAQAACNAISSASPLKADHDEDPPPVKVSELKKRFEG; encoded by the exons ATGGGGTCCAGGTTAAA AGAGAACCCTGATCGAACGTTCTACTGGTTCTTTGAGGCCTCCTGTCCCATTGCCAAAGACAAAG ATCCCGGCGTGCTGTTTCAGTTCCCTGAAGACTTCAGCGATGAG GAGTCTCTGCGGAACCTTCCCCGCTTCTGCTTCCCATATGACATCGAGAG GGTGAGGGAAACGGTGGCCGTTCAGCACTTCACCTTTGCCCTGACCGACCTGGAGGGATGTCAGCGCTTCGGGTTCTGCAGACTCACCTCCAGCTCCCAGACGTGCCTCTGCATACTGAG TTACCTGCCTTGGTTTGAGGTTTTTTACAAACTTTTGAACAACTTGGCCGACTGCCTGACGAAAGGACAA ATGAACGAAATGCGAGAGTTGCTGTCAACCCTCTACGAACACCCTGTTCCGCTGGCGGACTCCCTGGTCACTCTGCAGCTG ATCCCGTACTTCGTTGCCCCGGATCCACGGAGTTTACCGTCCATCCCGGAGAGT AGGAACCTGACGGAGCTGGTCGTGGCCGTGGACGTGGGGAACCTGCTGCAGCTGTACGCCAGCATGATGTTCGAGAGGCGGATTCTCGTCTCCAGCCGGAAGCTCGGCACG CTCACCGCCTGCGTCCACGCCTGCGGCGGGATTCTCTACCCCATGTACTGGCAGCACATCTTCATCCCGGTGCTGCCTCCTCATCTCCTGGACTACTGCTG CGCCCCCATGCCGTACCTGATCGGGGTCCACTCCAGCCTGATCGAG AAAGTGCGAAGTCACGCTCTGGAGGACGTGGTCGTTCTAAATGTGGACACCAACACCGTGGAAACGCCATTTGAAGACCTGAAGAAAATTCCATCTGATGTG GTGGCCGCTCTGAAGGTGCGCTTGAAGAAGCAGTCGGCATCTCCGGGGCCGGGCGTGTCTCGGGCCTTCCTCAGGGCTCAGGCGCTGCTGTTTGGTGGCTACAGAGAGGCCCTGACCTACCCTGCA GACGGGCCCGTCTTCTTCAGCGACGAGTCCTTCCTCATTCATAAATCTCACAGCATGAGACGGTTCCTGGAGAGCGCCGTCCACCTACAGTTCTTCAAGCAG TTTATCGACGGGCGCCTGGAGCATCTGAATCGAGGAGAAGAACTCGCCGACCTCTTCGAGGAGGAGATCCTGCAGTGCGGCGCTTCATTAG CAGAAAGCCATAAATCCTACCAGCAGTGGGTGGACAACCTGAAG AAAGGAGGCGGAGCCCTGCTCCTGACCGTCAAGTCCAAGGCCCACGTGTACAAAGGC GGCAAATGTTACAACAGGCTTGGACTGAAGGACGTTCTCTCAGCCAAG GAGCAGCACGAGGCCATCAGCATCCAGAGGGGAGGTTCGGTCACCGGGAAGCACCGGCGCGCCCAGTCGGACTGCTTGCAGAGCCGCCTGCCGATCACGCCGCATTTTGGACGG TCTCGGCCGCGGCGCCCCACGCGGAAATGGCCAAGCCGGCACGGAGAAGACGGCGAACAGGAGACCAGCTGGAGACCAGACTGGGAGGACGG GGACGTGGGGAATTCTGTGCAGGTTCCTGTTACCGACCTGGTGGTGCAGCTGGACCCGGCGGAGGAACCGGACGCCTTGTTGCTCCCAGACCCGGAAGAGATGGACCTTTTGGGGGAGATCTTTGACACCCTGAGCTCCCAAACTTCCAGGGAACACGGCCTGCTTTATGCCACTCGGAGTCTGGACCTGTTTGGCCCTGACAGTGCCGATTTCATCACTCGT AGCACCCTGGCTGCCCAGGAGAGCCACGAGAGCCTCACATTGTCCATGAGTGGCAGTCTGAGGAGCTGGGAGGAGGGACCTGAGGGCCTCGTCGAGGAGCGTGATGGTGCTGGCGACCGGCCGGAGAGCCCAGGAGCGGAGGGGAGCGGACAGACAGGGGAACTGAGCAGCTGGAGACACACGGGAGAAGACCCGACGAAGGATTCTGATTCTGACCTTCATGCTCAGGTGAAGAAGATGGGGTTGGAAGAAACTGAGGAGAGGTTGGACACTGAGACAAGTGTGGATGATGCAGGGGGAAACGAGGTGCAAGAAGAGCAGGTGAAGCACAACGAGGACGGGTTAGAACTAGGAAGTCCAGCCTCCCGGCCCTCAGAAAAAGAGAGCAATCTCCTCAAAACCCCAGAAACGTCTCCCGTACCCACCACGCTGAGCACTTCGGTTACCGAGGAGAACAAGAAGGCAGAGGAAAGAGACAGAAGTGCATCTTCACCCCGGGTCATGTCTGCAGTGGCTCGATTCCAGGTCCGGGACTTCCAAACAAAGTCCTCTCCAGACGCTGGGAATGTCCCGTGCAGAGCTGCAGCACAGGCTGCTTGCAACGCCATCTCCTCGGCGTCACCGTTAAAGGCTGATCACGATGAAGATCCGCCCCCTGTCAAGGTGTCAGAGCTGAAAAAGAGATTTGAAGGTTGA